The Pseudomonas sp. R4-35-07 nucleotide sequence CCCTTGTGTTTGCCCGCTGTCTATTTATGAGCCGCCCATGACCCCCATCGCCCACGCCCAGCTCGACTGGGACGACCACGGCCGCCCGCATTCGCGGATGTTCGACGACGTGTATTTCTCCACCCAGTCGGGCCTTGAAGAAACCCGCTATGTGTTCCTGGAGCAGAACCGTTTGCAGGAGCGCTTCGCCGCCTTGCCGGCGGGCGGGCGGCTGGTCATCGGCGAGACCGGCTTCGGCACGGGCTTGAATTTTTTGTGCGCCTGGCAGCTGTTCGACCAACACGCGGTGGCCGGGGCACGCCTGCATTTTGTCAGCGTGGAGAAATACCCGCTGAGCCATGCCGACCTGCAACGCGCCCTGGGCCTGTGGCCGGAGCTGGCACCTTATGCCGAGCAATTACTGGCGCAGTACATCGCCATCCATCCAGGCTTCCAGCAGTTGGTGCTGGACCACGGCCGCGTGACCCTGACGCTATTGATCGGCGATGCCCTGGAGCAATTGCCGCAACTGGATGCACAGGTCGATGCCTGGTTTCTCGACGGCTTCGCCCCGGCGAAAAATCCTGACATGTGGACCGCCGAGCTGTTCGCCGAACTGGCGCGCCTGGCGGCACCGGACTCGACCATCAGCACCTTCACCAGCACCGGCTGGGTACGGCGGCTGATCAACGCCGCCGGGTTCAAGATGAAACGCACGCCGGGCATCGGCCATAAGTGGGAGATCCTGCGCGGGGAATTTCTCGGTTGGCCTGAACACACACCCCGGCCCGTCACTGGCGCGCCGTGGTTCGCACGGCCGGCGCCCGCGCCGAGCGAACGCCGGGCTCTGGTGATCGGCGGTGGGCTGGCTGGTTGCTGCACGGCGGCCAGCCTGGCGGCGCGGGGCTGGCAGGTGTGCCTGCTGGAACGTCACGCGGCCTTGGCCCAGGAAGCCTCGGGCAATCCGCAGGGCGTGCTGTACCTGAAACTGTCGGCCCATGGCACGGCGCTGTCACAGTTGATTGTCAGCGGCTTCGGCTACACCCGTCGGCTGCTGGAGCATTTGCAGCGCGGGGTGGACTGGGACGCCTGCGGTGTACTGCAACTGGCGTTCAATCCCAAGGAGGCCGAACGCCAGGCCCAACTGGCCGAGGCCTTCGCGCCGGACCTGCTGCACCGCGTGGATGCGGCCCAGGCCCAAGCCCACGCGGGTATACCGCTGGAGATGGGCGGGCTGTTTTTCCCCGAAGGCGGCTGGGTCAATCCGCCCGCCCTGTGCGCGTGGCAGGCGCGGCATCCCAGCGTGGAGGTGCGCGTGCATCAGGAGGCGCTCACGTTGCAGCGCGTCGACGGCCAATGGCAGGCCCGCAACGGTGACACGCTGATCGCCAGCGCGCCCGTGGTGGTGCTTGCCGGCGCCGCCGAGATCAAGCGCTTTCCCTTCAGCGCCGCGCTGCCGCTCAAGCGCATTCGCGGGCAAATCACGAGCCTTGCGCAAACTGTCGAGAGCCGAGCGTTGAGCACGGTGGTGTGCGGGCAAGGTTATGTTGCGCCGGCCCGTTTGGGCGAACACACCCTGGGCGCCAGTTTCGATTTCAAGAGCGAGGACCTCACGCCTACCCTCGCCGAACACGCCGATAACCTGACGCTGCTGCGGGAAATTTCCCCGGCCCTGTTGCACGCCTTGCACGCCGACACTCAGCCGCTTGAAACCCTGGAAGGCCGAGCGGCCTTCCGCTGCACCAGCCCCGACTATCTGCCCATTGTCGGCCCGCTGGCCGATGCGAGCGCGTTTGCCGAGGCGTATGGCGTATTGGCCAAGGACGCCCGCCAGGTACCCGATACGCCGTGCCCGTGGCTGGACGGTGTGTACATCAACAGCGGCCATGGTTCTCGAGGCCTGATCACCGCGCCTTTATCGGCGCAACTGCTGGCGGCGTGGCTGGATAACGAACCGCTGCCGTTGCCCGTCAGCGTTGCCCAGGCCTGCCATCCCAACCGGTTTGCCCTGCGCGAATTGATTCGCGGCAAAGCGCGACCAGCGCCCTGAGCGCGAAACGGCGAAAGCGGCGGTGCCATTAGCTAAAGTCCACTTATAACTTATCGTTCTAAAACTCCCGGGTTGTGCCTGGGGTCAGTTTCTGGGTAAGCGCCCTTTTGGTGCGTATTGAGTATTGACCCCTCCCCAACGGAAAAACCGGTAAGGAACTTATGTGTGGATTAGCTGGCGAGTTACGCTTTGATCATCAACCTGCCGACCTGGCAGCCGTGGAACGCATCACGCATCACCTCGCCCCTCGTGGCCCCGACGCCTGGGGTTTCCATGCCCAAGGGCCGATTGCCCTGGGCCATCGCCGCCTGAAAATCATGGATCTGTCGGACGGCTCCGCCCAACCGATGGTCGACGCCCAACTGGGCTTGTCACTGGCATTCAATGGCGCGATTTACAATTTCCCGGAACTGCGCCAAGAGCTGGAAGCCTTGGGCTATGCCTTCTATTCCGGCGGCGACACCGAAGTGCTGCTCAAGGGCTATCACGCCTGGGGCGAAGCGCTGTTGCCCAAGCTCAATGGCATGTTTGCCTTTGCCATCTGGGAGCGCGATGCCCAGCGGCTGTTCATCGCCCGCGACCGCCTCGGCGTAAAGCCCCTGTACCTATCGCGCACCGGCCAGCGCCTGCGCTTTGCCTCGGCGTTGCCGGCGTTGCTCAAGGGTGGCGATATCAACCCGATTCTCGACCCGGTCGCACTCAACCATTACCTCAATTTTCACGCCGTGGTGCCCGCGCCGCGCACGCTGCTGGCGGGCATTGAAAAGCTGCCGCCAGCGAGCTGGATGCGCATCGATGCGAACGGCAAGACCGAACAGCAAACCTGGTGGACCCTGCCCTATGGTCCCCGTGATGACGAAAAAAACCTGAGCCTGGAAGACTGGACCGACCGCGTGCTCGACAGCACCCGCGAAGCCGTGGCCATCCGTCAACGCGCGGCGGTCGACGTCGGCGTGCTGCTTTCCGGTGGCGTCGACTCGAGCATGCTGGTCGGCCTGCTGCGCGAAGTGGGCGTCGAAGACTTGTCGACCTTCTCCATCGGTTTTGAAGACGCCGGCGGCGAGCGCGGCGACGAGTTCCAGTACTCGGATTTGATCGCCAAGCACTACGGTACCCGCCACCACCAACTGCGCATCGCCGAAAGCGAGATTATCGAGCAGCTGCCAGCGGCCTTTCGCGCCATGAGCGAGCCGATGGTCAGCCATGACTGCATCGCCTTCTACCTGCTGTCGCGGGAAGTGGCCAAGCATTGCAAGGTGGTGCAGAGCGGCCAGGGCGCCGACGAACTGTTCGCCGGTTACCACTGGTACCCACAGGTGGATGGCGCCAGCGACCCGTATGCGGCGTATCGCGAGGCATTTTTCGACCGCAGCTACGACGACTATGCCGCCACCGTCGCGCCGAAATGGCTGACCGCCAACGACGCCGCCGGGGACTTCGTGCGCGAACATTTCGCGATGCCGGGCGCGGACGCTGCGGTGGACAAGGCCCTGCGCCTGGACAGCACGGTGATGCTGGTGGACGACCCGGTCAAACGCGTCGACAACATGACCATGGCCTGGGGCCTGGAAGCGCGTACGCCGTTTCTCGACTACCGCCTGGTGGAACTCTCGGCTCGCGTGCCGGGCAAGTTCAAGTTGCCCGACGGCGGCAAGCAGGTGCTTAAGGAAGCCGCGCGCCGCGTGATCCCCAGCGAAGTCATCGACCGCAAGAAAGGCTACTTCCCGGTGCCAGGCCTCAAGCATTTACAGGGCGATACCCTCAACTGGGTACGCGAACTGCTACTGGACCCCAGCCAGGACCGTGGCCTGTTCAACCCCGCCATGCTCGACCGCTTGCTGACGGACCCACAGGGCCAGTTGACCCCGTTGCGTGGCTCCAAGCTGTGGCAACTGGCGGCGTTGAACCTGTGGCTCAGCGAACAAGGAATCTGATTGATGAAACCTAACGCTGCGGCATATAGCCAACGCTTACTCAAGGGCCAGGCGCCGACCTACGAGCGCCTGCAGGCCCGGCTTGCCGAAGACGGCAGCGCCCAAGGCCCCGACCCGATTGCCGTGCATTGCGGCTGGGGCCGCTTGCTGATCGGGCATACCTTTCCCGACCCCGCCAGCCTTGCCCAGGAGCTGCTCAACGAGCAGCCCGGCGAGCGTGACATCGCGCTGTATGTAGCCGCACCCCAGCAGATCCTGGGGATCGATCCGCAGCAGCTGTTCCTCGACCCTTCCGACACCCTGCGCCTGTGGTTCAGCGATTACCGCCCGGCCACACGGGTGTTTCGCGGTTTTCGTATCCGTCGGGTACAAAGCGAGGCCGACTGGCAGGCGGTGAACCTGCTGTATCAGGGACGCGGCATGCTGCCCATCGACCCCGAACGCCTGACCCCGCGCCATCAAGGTGGCCCGGTGTACTGGCTGGCGGAAGATGAAGACAGCGGCGCGGTGATCGGCAGCGTGATGGGCCTGAACCACCAGAAAGCCTTTCACGATCCGGAAAACGGTTGCAGCCTGTGGTGCCTGGCGGTAGACCCGCAATGCACACGCCCCGGTGTGGGTGAAGTGCTGGTGCGCCACCTGGTGGAACACTTTATGAGCCGTGGCTTGAGCTACCTGGACCTGTCGGTGCTGCATGATAACCGCCAGGCCAAGAGCCTCTACGCCAAGCTCGGTTTCCGCGCGCTGACCACCTTTGCGATCAAGCACAAAAACGGCATCAACCAGCCGCTGTTTCTCGGCCCTGGGCCACAGGCGGGGTTCAATCCCTATGCGCGGATCATTGTCGAAGAAGCCCATCGGCGCGGTATCGATGTGCACGTGGACGATGCCGATGCCGGGCTGTTCACCCTCAGCCATGGCGGGCGCCGCGTGCGTTGCCGGGAGTCGTTGAGCGACCTGACCAGCGCCATCAGCATGACCTTGTGCCAGGACAAGAGCCTGACTCACAAAGTGCTCAAGGCCGCCGGTTTGCAGTTGCCTTCGCAACAGTTGGCAGGCAGCGCCGATGACAACCTGGAATTTCTCGACGAGCACCAACGCATCGTGGTCAAGCCGCTGGATGGCGAGCAGGGCCAGGGCGTGGCGGTGGACCTGCGGACTATCGAGGAAGTACAAGCGGCGATTGAAGCGGCGCGCCAGTTCGACAGCCGAGTGCTGCTCGAAAGCTTCCACGAAGGCCTGGACCTGCGCATCCTGGTGATCGGCTTTGAAGTGGTCGCCGCCGCGATTCGTCGCCCGGCCGAAGTGATAGGCGATGGTCAGCATTCGATCCGCGCCTTGATCGAAGCCCAGAGCCGGCGGCGCCAGGCCGCCACCGATGGCGAAAGCAAGATCCCGCTGGACGCGGAAACCGAGCGCACCCTGAAAGCCGCCGGGTATGACTACCACAGCGTCCTGCCGCGCGGCGTGCAACTGGCCGTGCGTCGCACCGCCAACCTGCATACCGGCGGCTGCCTGGAAGATGTCACGGCGATCCTGCACCCGACCCTGGTGGACGCCGCCGTGCGCGCCGCCCGTGCGCTGGATATTCCCATGGTCGGCCTCGACCTGCTGGTGCCCGCCGCCGACCAACCCGAGTACGTGTTTATCGAAGCCAACGAGCGGGCCGGCCTGGCCAATCATGAACCGCAACCTACCGCCGAGAAGTTTGTGGATTTGTTGTTTCCGCACAGTCAGCCGGCCACCTGACCTCTGATCGTTCCCACGCTCCGCGTGGGAATGCCTCAAGGGACGCTCCGCGTCCGCTGTTGTGACGCAGAGCGTCACGGGCTGCATTCCCACGCAGAGCGTGGGAACGATCGCCCTCAACCCATCAGGAGTTTCCATGACCCGAACCATTCCCGAACCGGATCTCGCCTACCTGCAGAAAGTCCTGCTGGAAATGCTCGCCATTCCCAGCCCCACCGGGTTTACCGACACCATCGTGCGCTACGTCGCCGAACGCCTGGAAGAACTCGGCATCCCGTTTGAAATGACCCGGCGCGGCACGATTCGCGCCACCCTCAAGGGCCAGAAGAACAGCCCTGACCGCGCCGTCTCCGCGCACCTGGACACCATCGGCGCCGCCGTACGCGCGATCAAGGACAACGGCCGCTTGACACTGGCGCCGGTCGGCTGCTGGTCGAGCCGTTTTGCCGAAGGCAGCCGCGTCAGCCTGTTCACCGACAACGGGGTGATTCGCGGCAGCGTGTTGCCATTGATGGCCTCCGGGCACGCGTTCAACACCGCCGTGGATGAAATGCCGGTGAGCTGGGACCACGTCGAATTACGCCTGGACGCCTACTGCGCGACCCGCGCCGACTGCGACTCCCTGGGGATCGGCATCGGTGACTACGTGGCGTTCGACCCACTGCCGGAATTCACCGAAAGCGGTCACATCAGCGCGCGTCACCTGGACGACAAAGCCGGCGTCGCCGCCCTGCTCGCCGCGCTCAAGGCAATCATCGACAGCGGCGAACCCTTGCTCATCGATTGCCACCCGCTGTTCACCATCACCGAGGAAACCGGCAGCGGCGCGGCCGCCGCCCTGCCCTGGGATGTCAGTGAGTTCGTCGGTATCGATATCGCCCCGGTCGCCCCCGGCCAGCACTCCAGCGAACACGCGGTGAGCGTGGCGATGCAGGATTCCGGTGGGCCTTATGACTATCACCTGTCACGGCATTTGCTGCGCCTGGCGGCGGATAACGACCTGCCGGTGCGCCGTGACCTGTTCCGCTATTACTTCAGCGATGCGCATTCGGCGGTGACCGCCGGGCATGACATCCGCACGGCCCTGCTGGCGTTCGGTTGCGATGCCACCCACGGTTACGAGCGCACCCATATCGACAGCCTGGCGGCCCTCAGTCGTCTGCTCGGTGCCTACATCCTCAGCCCACCGGTCTTTGCCAGCGATGCGCAACCGGCCCAAGGCTCCCTGGACCGCTTCAGCCATCAGATCGAGCATGAGACGCACATGGAGAGCGATACCCGCGTGCCGTCGGTGGACAGCCTGGTCGGCCAGAAGTCCGACGCCGACAACAGCTGATACTGGCAACCAAGGTCCTGGCGCAGTAGCATCGCCGGGACCTGACACCTGAGGCTTGTATGCTGATTCCCTACGACGCGCTTGAAGTCGACACCCTGACCCGCCTCATCGAAGATTTCGTTACCCGCGATGGCACCGACAATGGCGACGACACGCCGCTGCAAACCCGCGTATTGCGCGTACGCCAGGCCTTGACCAAGGGCCAGGCGTTGATCGTGTTCGATCCGGACAGCGAACAATGCCAGTTGATGCTCAAGCACGACGTGCCCAAGCACCTGTTTGACTGACGGAGAGGCTAAGGGTTAGGCGCCGGATGAGCGGCGCCGGCCTGGCGTTCGAGGATTTTGCGGTAGACCTCGGCGCGATGCACGCTGATCCCTACGGGCGCTTCGATGCCGAATTTCACCTGGCGTCCGTTGATTTCGAGAATGTGCAAGACGATGTCATCGCCGATGGCGATGGTTTCGCCTACAACACGGCTTAAGACCAGCATGGCGGGTGTCCTTTTCGAGTGTCTGGCCCCCGACCTTGCTCGCTTGAAGCGTAACCAGCAATGGCACGCGGCCAAATCAGGCGTCACCTACATGGAGAGGTAATTTACCTGACAGACCGCATCCGAATCAGGCTTTGGTAGCCTGCGCCTTGGCGCGCATTTTGTCGGCCATCAGCGTCATCTCGTCATACAGCAATTGCGGGTTTTTCTGTTTGAGCGTCCACGCCATCCGTCCCTGCTCGTGGGGCAGAATCATGAACTCACCGGCAGCCACGCGCTGATAAATGTAGTCGGCGATCTGCGTCGCCGAGATCGGTGAACTCTCGAGCAACTTGCCCACCTGCGCCTTCATTGCCGGGGTCGGCCCACGGAATGAATCGAGCAGATTGGTCTGGAAAAACGACGGGCATACCACATGCACGCCGATTTCCTGCTGCTTGAGTTCCACCAGCAGACTTTCCGACAGCGCCACTACACCGGCCTTGGCCACGTTGTAGTTGCTCATGGCCGGCCCCTGCATCAGCGCGGCCATCGAGGCGATGTTGATGATGCGCCCCTTGCTCTTTTCCAGCAGCGGCAGGAACGCCTTGCAGCCCTTGACCACGCCCATCAGGTTGATTGCAATCTGCCAGTCCCAATCCTCGAGAGACAGCTCGGCAAAAAAACCACCGGAGGCCACCCCGGCGTTATTGACGATGACATCGATGCCGCCAAGCTTCACCTCGCAGGCCTGGGCGAACGCGGTGAGCTGGCTGTAGTCACGCACATCGCAGCGCTGGGTGAAACCGTCGCCACCGGCTTCGCGCACCAGCCTGAGGGTTTCCAGCAGGCCGGGCTCGCTGACATCCGACAAGGCCAGCTGCCAACCCTCGCGGGCCCAGCGCAGAGCGATTTCACGACCCAGGCCGGACCCGGCGCCAGTGATCATCATGCGGTTTTGCATAGGAAGTAGCCTTGTGGTTCACCAGAGGAGTGACCGGCAGTGTAGCGAAGGTTTTTGCCGCGCCCACGCACCATCAGAGTGATGAATGCCCCAGGCAAACCGCGGGCTCGGTCGGATGCGCGCGCATAGCCTAAGTTCAATATTTTTCAACTAACTTGATGTATTTGCGCGGGTGTTAAAAGAAATAAGCGAGCAACCAAATTGCTTTAAAAAAATACGGAATTTTCTGTGAAGTGACAGAGTCGGAGTTGTTAAGCCGTCCATAATCAAGTGGACGAGACTCCCGCTGAATAACCGGTCTTTACGCAAGGCCTATAAGGAATAAAACCATGAGCCTGATCCTGATCATTATCCTGATTCTACTGTTGGTCGGCGGCCTGCCAGTGTTCCCGCACTCGCGTAACTGGGGTTATGGCCCGTCGGGTATCTTGGGCGTAGTGCTGGTCGTTCTGCTGGTGCTGTTGTTACTCGGCAAGATATAAACGCTGCGTACGCAGATAAAAAAAGAGGCCTCGATTGAGGCCTCTTTTTTTTGCCGATGCGTTAGTCCGGCTTACCGTCTATGACGCCTGCGGTGTTATCCAGCAGGCTCTTGGTGGCGGTTTGCAGGAACGACTCGAGCTTCTGCTTCAGCGCCGCTTCGTCGGGCGATTCGGCGATTACTTTGCCGGTCGGGTTGGCGCCCAGTTCGTATTGCCACAGTTTGGGTGGCATTTCCTTGGGCAAGACCAGCACACGGTCAGCCGTGAGCAGGGCGACGGTCTGGTCGCTGCCCGACGGTTTGATCACGCCGAAGCCTTTGTCGCCTTCCGGCAGGTTGAGCAGGTCGCGGCCCCAGCACTGGTGCAGGGTGTCACCGCCCAGGCGGCCCATGATGGTCGGGACGATATCAATCTGGGTGCCCACGGTGTGGTCACGCTCGCCGAACTTTTCCTGCATGCCCGGCGCGATCATCAGCATCGGTACATTGAAACGGCCCAGGTCCATCTCGGTGATCTGCTGCTCGTTACCGAAGCCGTGGTCACCCACCACCACGAACAGGGTTTCCTTGAAGTACGGCTCCTTGCGGGCCTTCTCGAAGAACTGGCCCAGCGCCCAATCGGAGTAACGCATGGCGGTCAAATGCTCGTTGAGGCTGCCACGGTCAGTGACTTTCTCGACCGGCAATGGCGTCGGCAAGGCGTACGGCGTGTGGTTGGACAGGGTTTGCAGCAGCGCGTAGAACGGCTTGCCGCCTTCGCGGGCTTTCAGTTCTTCCAGGCCACGGTTGAACATGTCCTGGTCGGAAACGCCCCAGGTCGGGTCGGAAAACACCGGGTTGACGAAGTCATTGCGGCCAATGAAGTTGGTCATGCCCTGGTTGCTGAAAAAGCCCGACTGGTTGTCCCAGGCGAAGTCGCCGTTGTACACATACACATCATTGAAATCACGCGCGCTGAGCAACTGCGGCAGGCCCGACAGCTTGTGGCTGCCTTCGGGGGTCTGCATCAGGTATTCGAAGCCCGGCAGGTTCGGGAAGCAGGCCATGGTGGCGAACATACCCTGGTGGGTGTGGGTACCGTTGGAGAAGAAGCGATCGAACAGCAGGCCTTCCTTGGACAACTTGTCGAAGTACGGCGTGATGTTACCTGGACGACCCAGGGCGCCCACCGAGTGACCGGCGAAGCTTTCCATCAGGATCACTACCACGTTCTTGATCGGCAGGGTCTTCTCGGCCGGTGGCGTGGAATCACGGCGCACGGCAGCGGTGTCGGTATCCACCAGTTTTTCGCTCGGCAGTACCAGCATGTCCCGCACGGTCTGGGTGGCCAGCGGTTGCTCCAGGGTGGCCTTCCAGATGTTGGAGCGATCTTCGGAGAAGCGCGACTTGGCCGCAGCGATCAGCGACAGCGTGCCATTGAGGCCAAGCTGGTTGGCGAAGTTCGAATCAGTGGTGTAGACATCCCCCCAACGCAGCGGCGGACCCTGGCGCAGGGTGCCGCGGATGGCGACCACCGCGACCAGCAGGCACACCACGAACACGGCGATGCGGCTGTACCACGGCGCCACCGGGCGCGTGCCGATGCTGCCGCCACTGAACGGGCCACGCGGGCGCGTTGCGCGGTCGGCGCCCTTGAAGGCCATGCTCAGGATCAGCGTGCCCACGGCCCAGGCCAACAGGTAACGCACCACCGGGAATCCGTACCAGAGCATGCTCATCACGGTTTTCGGGTCTTCCTTCACATACTGGAAGACCAGGCCGTTGAGGCGCTGGTGGAACTCACGGTAGAAGTCCATCTCCATCAGGCCGAGGAACAGCGCAATGCTGGACGCGACGGTCAACCACAAGCGGAAGAACCCACGCGCCGCCATGGCCCGTACGCTGAACAACGCCAGCAGCAGCGGGATCAGCAGGTACATCACCAGGCGGATATCCAGGCGCAGGCCATTGGCGAACGCTTCCAGGAAGGTCGAGGCCGGTGTGTCGAGGATCATCTCGCGGTTGTAGACCAGCAACGCCAGGCGCAGCAGGGAGAACATCACCATCATGACCAGTGCGCAAAGCAGCGTGTACGCCAGATGGGATTTGACGGTCGGTTGCAGCAGGCGATTTGAAGCGCGCGGCTGATTCAGGGCGTCCGGGTTTGCCATGTCGTTTTAGGACCCATTGGAAGTTGAAGTTGCGAAATAATGCAGTGGCGTCCGTCCCTCGCCCAGGCTGGCCGGGGTGGGCGGTTAACGCGGTGGGGCAAATGGTGCCCGATCAACGGCATCAACGCTATAAATTACTGAGCGAGCGCCGCCGCCGTGCCTTTATGGGCACTCGGGGGATAGAGCCTTGGCAGCGGAATAAAGCGGGCGAATTGTCTTGGATGGGATGTGAAAATTTCGTGCAGCGAATATTTCGACACACAAATCTCTCAAACACACCGGAGGGAAATGTGGGAGGGGGCTTGCCCCCGATGGCGGTGGGTCAGCACTGGATAGAGTGACTGTCACTACGCCATCGGGAGCAAGCCCCCTCCCACATTATTGTGCTCACTTTGGATTTGAAGTGAGCGAACGATCAGATGCGCACGTTACCTCGCGGCCCGGCGATCGCCCAGATGATCAGGCCCAGTACCGGCAGCAGCAGGATCAGCAAAATCCACAGCACCTTGGCGCCCGTGCTCGCGCCGCTTTTGAACACGTTGATGATCGCCCAGATATCCAGCGCGAGGATGATCAGGCCAATCAGGCCGTTGAAAGTGGAACCCATGGTGTCGCTCCTAAGTGAGGGCATGCCCTTGTAGGATAGTCAGCCCTGGCCGGGGTTCCG carries:
- the mnmC gene encoding bifunctional tRNA (5-methylaminomethyl-2-thiouridine)(34)-methyltransferase MnmD/FAD-dependent 5-carboxymethylaminomethyl-2-thiouridine(34) oxidoreductase MnmC, with amino-acid sequence MTPIAHAQLDWDDHGRPHSRMFDDVYFSTQSGLEETRYVFLEQNRLQERFAALPAGGRLVIGETGFGTGLNFLCAWQLFDQHAVAGARLHFVSVEKYPLSHADLQRALGLWPELAPYAEQLLAQYIAIHPGFQQLVLDHGRVTLTLLIGDALEQLPQLDAQVDAWFLDGFAPAKNPDMWTAELFAELARLAAPDSTISTFTSTGWVRRLINAAGFKMKRTPGIGHKWEILRGEFLGWPEHTPRPVTGAPWFARPAPAPSERRALVIGGGLAGCCTAASLAARGWQVCLLERHAALAQEASGNPQGVLYLKLSAHGTALSQLIVSGFGYTRRLLEHLQRGVDWDACGVLQLAFNPKEAERQAQLAEAFAPDLLHRVDAAQAQAHAGIPLEMGGLFFPEGGWVNPPALCAWQARHPSVEVRVHQEALTLQRVDGQWQARNGDTLIASAPVVVLAGAAEIKRFPFSAALPLKRIRGQITSLAQTVESRALSTVVCGQGYVAPARLGEHTLGASFDFKSEDLTPTLAEHADNLTLLREISPALLHALHADTQPLETLEGRAAFRCTSPDYLPIVGPLADASAFAEAYGVLAKDARQVPDTPCPWLDGVYINSGHGSRGLITAPLSAQLLAAWLDNEPLPLPVSVAQACHPNRFALRELIRGKARPAP
- a CDS encoding N-acetylglutaminylglutamine amidotransferase, with the translated sequence MCGLAGELRFDHQPADLAAVERITHHLAPRGPDAWGFHAQGPIALGHRRLKIMDLSDGSAQPMVDAQLGLSLAFNGAIYNFPELRQELEALGYAFYSGGDTEVLLKGYHAWGEALLPKLNGMFAFAIWERDAQRLFIARDRLGVKPLYLSRTGQRLRFASALPALLKGGDINPILDPVALNHYLNFHAVVPAPRTLLAGIEKLPPASWMRIDANGKTEQQTWWTLPYGPRDDEKNLSLEDWTDRVLDSTREAVAIRQRAAVDVGVLLSGGVDSSMLVGLLREVGVEDLSTFSIGFEDAGGERGDEFQYSDLIAKHYGTRHHQLRIAESEIIEQLPAAFRAMSEPMVSHDCIAFYLLSREVAKHCKVVQSGQGADELFAGYHWYPQVDGASDPYAAYREAFFDRSYDDYAATVAPKWLTANDAAGDFVREHFAMPGADAAVDKALRLDSTVMLVDDPVKRVDNMTMAWGLEARTPFLDYRLVELSARVPGKFKLPDGGKQVLKEAARRVIPSEVIDRKKGYFPVPGLKHLQGDTLNWVRELLLDPSQDRGLFNPAMLDRLLTDPQGQLTPLRGSKLWQLAALNLWLSEQGI
- the ngg gene encoding N-acetylglutaminylglutamine synthetase, whose product is MKPNAAAYSQRLLKGQAPTYERLQARLAEDGSAQGPDPIAVHCGWGRLLIGHTFPDPASLAQELLNEQPGERDIALYVAAPQQILGIDPQQLFLDPSDTLRLWFSDYRPATRVFRGFRIRRVQSEADWQAVNLLYQGRGMLPIDPERLTPRHQGGPVYWLAEDEDSGAVIGSVMGLNHQKAFHDPENGCSLWCLAVDPQCTRPGVGEVLVRHLVEHFMSRGLSYLDLSVLHDNRQAKSLYAKLGFRALTTFAIKHKNGINQPLFLGPGPQAGFNPYARIIVEEAHRRGIDVHVDDADAGLFTLSHGGRRVRCRESLSDLTSAISMTLCQDKSLTHKVLKAAGLQLPSQQLAGSADDNLEFLDEHQRIVVKPLDGEQGQGVAVDLRTIEEVQAAIEAARQFDSRVLLESFHEGLDLRILVIGFEVVAAAIRRPAEVIGDGQHSIRALIEAQSRRRQAATDGESKIPLDAETERTLKAAGYDYHSVLPRGVQLAVRRTANLHTGGCLEDVTAILHPTLVDAAVRAARALDIPMVGLDLLVPAADQPEYVFIEANERAGLANHEPQPTAEKFVDLLFPHSQPAT
- a CDS encoding osmoprotectant NAGGN system M42 family peptidase, with the translated sequence MTRTIPEPDLAYLQKVLLEMLAIPSPTGFTDTIVRYVAERLEELGIPFEMTRRGTIRATLKGQKNSPDRAVSAHLDTIGAAVRAIKDNGRLTLAPVGCWSSRFAEGSRVSLFTDNGVIRGSVLPLMASGHAFNTAVDEMPVSWDHVELRLDAYCATRADCDSLGIGIGDYVAFDPLPEFTESGHISARHLDDKAGVAALLAALKAIIDSGEPLLIDCHPLFTITEETGSGAAAALPWDVSEFVGIDIAPVAPGQHSSEHAVSVAMQDSGGPYDYHLSRHLLRLAADNDLPVRRDLFRYYFSDAHSAVTAGHDIRTALLAFGCDATHGYERTHIDSLAALSRLLGAYILSPPVFASDAQPAQGSLDRFSHQIEHETHMESDTRVPSVDSLVGQKSDADNS
- a CDS encoding YheU family protein; the protein is MLIPYDALEVDTLTRLIEDFVTRDGTDNGDDTPLQTRVLRVRQALTKGQALIVFDPDSEQCQLMLKHDVPKHLFD
- the csrA gene encoding carbon storage regulator CsrA, whose product is MLVLSRVVGETIAIGDDIVLHILEINGRQVKFGIEAPVGISVHRAEVYRKILERQAGAAHPAPNP
- a CDS encoding SDR family oxidoreductase encodes the protein MQNRMMITGAGSGLGREIALRWAREGWQLALSDVSEPGLLETLRLVREAGGDGFTQRCDVRDYSQLTAFAQACEVKLGGIDVIVNNAGVASGGFFAELSLEDWDWQIAINLMGVVKGCKAFLPLLEKSKGRIINIASMAALMQGPAMSNYNVAKAGVVALSESLLVELKQQEIGVHVVCPSFFQTNLLDSFRGPTPAMKAQVGKLLESSPISATQIADYIYQRVAAGEFMILPHEQGRMAWTLKQKNPQLLYDEMTLMADKMRAKAQATKA
- a CDS encoding DUF3309 family protein codes for the protein MSLILIIILILLLVGGLPVFPHSRNWGYGPSGILGVVLVVLLVLLLLGKI
- a CDS encoding LTA synthase family protein, which codes for MANPDALNQPRASNRLLQPTVKSHLAYTLLCALVMMVMFSLLRLALLVYNREMILDTPASTFLEAFANGLRLDIRLVMYLLIPLLLALFSVRAMAARGFFRLWLTVASSIALFLGLMEMDFYREFHQRLNGLVFQYVKEDPKTVMSMLWYGFPVVRYLLAWAVGTLILSMAFKGADRATRPRGPFSGGSIGTRPVAPWYSRIAVFVVCLLVAVVAIRGTLRQGPPLRWGDVYTTDSNFANQLGLNGTLSLIAAAKSRFSEDRSNIWKATLEQPLATQTVRDMLVLPSEKLVDTDTAAVRRDSTPPAEKTLPIKNVVVILMESFAGHSVGALGRPGNITPYFDKLSKEGLLFDRFFSNGTHTHQGMFATMACFPNLPGFEYLMQTPEGSHKLSGLPQLLSARDFNDVYVYNGDFAWDNQSGFFSNQGMTNFIGRNDFVNPVFSDPTWGVSDQDMFNRGLEELKAREGGKPFYALLQTLSNHTPYALPTPLPVEKVTDRGSLNEHLTAMRYSDWALGQFFEKARKEPYFKETLFVVVGDHGFGNEQQITEMDLGRFNVPMLMIAPGMQEKFGERDHTVGTQIDIVPTIMGRLGGDTLHQCWGRDLLNLPEGDKGFGVIKPSGSDQTVALLTADRVLVLPKEMPPKLWQYELGANPTGKVIAESPDEAALKQKLESFLQTATKSLLDNTAGVIDGKPD
- a CDS encoding PLDc N-terminal domain-containing protein, translated to MGSTFNGLIGLIILALDIWAIINVFKSGASTGAKVLWILLILLLPVLGLIIWAIAGPRGNVRI